AAGAGCGGGgtgtgttttctattttgcagCAAGCACAAGACTTTAAAGGTGCGATAGATCACTGCACGAAAGACTTCGACATGGATATGGACATTGTGGTGTCCCTGAAGTACGGCGATTTTACTGAGCGAGATGCACTTATTGAGGTAGCTGGAGGCGGTTTGATCGAGTTTTAGGAATTCGGAATATCTGATGACTTTGTCCCTTATTCTCTAATTACAGTGTTTTACCGAATGTTTGATGAAGAAGTCAGGCTTCATGTACGACGACTATACGTACAACAAAACGCTGATCATCGGTTTTGCCGGTCGGTATCTAGAACCGGAGGGGGTACGTCACCGACCAAAACTGCTTCTTTT
The DNA window shown above is from Anopheles funestus chromosome 3RL, idAnoFuneDA-416_04, whole genome shotgun sequence and carries:
- the LOC125769825 gene encoding uncharacterized protein LOC125769825, which translates into the protein MGVFESWCLLIVAFGVVLLLAGRGCQAQDFKGAIDHCTKDFDMDMDIVVSLKYGDFTERDALIECFTECLMKKSGFMYDDYTYNKTLIIGFAGRYLEPEGAQAVYDNCIDRFGQTVCVTGFEMYQCIHETAVSEWVSSNF